A single region of the Aeromonas hydrophila subsp. hydrophila ATCC 7966 genome encodes:
- the aspS gene encoding aspartate--tRNA ligase, with product MRSIYCGQVNEAHAGQTITLCGWVHRRRDLGGLIFIDMRDREGIVQVFFDPDKPDAFALASELRGEFCIQVSGVVRTRPDSQRNSDMATGAIEVFAHELTIINRAEPLPLDFNQVNSEEVSLKYRYLDLRRPEMAKYLKTRAKASAFVRRFMDEHGFLDIETPMLTKATPEGARDYLVPSRVHKGKFYALPQSPQLFKQLLMMSGFDRYYQIVKCFRDEDLRADRQPEFTQIDVETSFMTAPQVREIMEEMIRKLWLHILNVDLGDFPIMTFDEAMRRYGSDKPDLRLPMELVDVADLLTAVEFAVFAGPANDPKGRVAALKVPGGAELSRKQIDEYTKFVGIYGAKGLAWMKVNEAANGIEGVQSPVAKFLSDAIVREILARTGAADGDIIFFGADSKKVVCDAMGALRLKVGRDLGLLENSWKPLWVIDFPMFEEDGEGGLAAMHHPFTAPSGLSPEQLKANPVGAYANAYDMVINGYEVGGGSVRIHNSEMQATVFDILGITPAEQRLKFGFLLDALKYGTPPHAGLAFGLDRLSMLLTGTENIRDVIAFPKTTAAACLMTDAPSFANAAQLGELAIATTVKGDE from the coding sequence ATGCGCTCTATCTATTGCGGACAGGTCAATGAGGCCCATGCAGGGCAGACCATTACATTGTGCGGTTGGGTCCATCGTCGTCGCGATCTGGGCGGCCTCATCTTTATCGACATGCGCGACCGGGAAGGGATCGTGCAGGTGTTCTTCGATCCGGACAAACCGGACGCCTTTGCCCTGGCCTCCGAACTGCGCGGCGAATTCTGCATTCAGGTCTCCGGCGTGGTGCGCACCCGTCCCGACTCCCAGCGCAACAGCGACATGGCCACCGGTGCCATCGAGGTGTTTGCCCACGAGCTGACCATCATCAACCGTGCCGAGCCGCTGCCGCTGGACTTCAACCAGGTCAACAGCGAAGAGGTGAGCCTCAAGTATCGCTACCTGGACCTGCGTCGCCCCGAGATGGCCAAGTACCTGAAGACCCGCGCCAAGGCCAGTGCCTTCGTGCGCCGCTTCATGGACGAGCACGGCTTCCTCGACATCGAGACCCCGATGCTGACCAAGGCCACCCCGGAAGGGGCCCGTGACTACCTGGTGCCGAGCCGCGTGCACAAGGGCAAGTTCTACGCCCTGCCGCAATCCCCGCAGCTGTTCAAGCAGTTGCTGATGATGTCCGGCTTCGACCGCTACTACCAGATCGTCAAGTGCTTCCGCGACGAAGACCTGCGTGCCGACCGCCAGCCGGAATTCACCCAGATCGACGTGGAAACCTCCTTCATGACCGCGCCGCAAGTGCGTGAAATCATGGAAGAGATGATCCGCAAACTGTGGCTGCACATCCTGAACGTGGATCTGGGCGACTTCCCGATCATGACCTTCGACGAAGCCATGCGTCGCTACGGCTCCGACAAGCCGGACCTGCGTCTGCCGATGGAGCTGGTCGATGTGGCAGATCTGCTGACCGCGGTCGAGTTCGCCGTGTTTGCCGGCCCCGCCAACGATCCGAAAGGCCGCGTGGCTGCCCTGAAAGTACCGGGCGGCGCCGAGCTCTCTCGCAAGCAGATCGACGAGTACACCAAGTTCGTCGGCATTTACGGTGCCAAGGGCCTGGCCTGGATGAAGGTCAACGAAGCGGCCAATGGCATCGAAGGGGTACAGTCCCCGGTGGCCAAGTTCCTCTCCGACGCCATCGTGCGCGAGATCCTGGCCCGTACCGGTGCGGCCGACGGCGACATCATCTTCTTTGGTGCCGACTCCAAGAAAGTGGTGTGCGATGCCATGGGCGCCCTGCGCCTGAAAGTGGGCCGTGATCTGGGCCTGCTGGAGAACAGCTGGAAGCCGCTGTGGGTCATCGACTTCCCGATGTTTGAAGAAGATGGCGAAGGCGGTCTGGCTGCCATGCACCACCCGTTCACCGCGCCGAGCGGCCTGAGCCCGGAGCAGCTGAAAGCCAACCCGGTAGGCGCTTACGCCAACGCTTACGACATGGTGATCAACGGCTACGAAGTGGGTGGCGGTTCTGTCCGTATCCACAACAGCGAGATGCAGGCCACCGTGTTCGACATCCTGGGGATTACCCCGGCCGAGCAGCGCCTGAAGTTCGGCTTCCTGCTGGACGCCCTGAAGTACGGTACCCCGCCGCACGCCGGCCTGGCCTTCGGCCTGGACCGTCTGAGCATGCTGCTGACCGGTACTGAAAACATCCGGGACGTGATTGCCTTCCCGAAAACCACGGCGGCCGCCTGTCTGATGACAGACGCCCCCAGCTTTGCCAACGCCGCCCAACTGGGCGAGCTGGCGATTGCGACCACCGTCAAGGGTGATGAATAA
- a CDS encoding YebC/PmpR family DNA-binding transcriptional regulator produces the protein MAGHSKWANIKHRKAAQDAKRGKIFTKLIREITTSARLGDADPANNPRLRAAVAAALTGNMTRDTINRAIQRGAGGGDGEQLETIVYEGYGPAGSAVMVECLTDNRNRTVAEVRHAFSKCGGNLGTDGSVAYLFSKKGLLTFVGVDEDALMDAALEAGADDVVTEEDGSIEVYTTPNDFGTVLDGLEAAGFKPQSAEVTMIPSTEAELDAETAPKLMRLIDMLEDLDDVQEVYHNGSISDEVAATL, from the coding sequence ATGGCAGGTCACAGTAAATGGGCCAACATCAAACACCGCAAGGCGGCGCAAGACGCCAAGCGCGGCAAGATCTTCACCAAGCTGATCCGCGAAATCACCACCTCCGCGCGTCTGGGTGATGCCGATCCTGCCAACAACCCGCGCCTGCGGGCGGCGGTGGCGGCTGCCCTGACCGGCAACATGACCCGCGACACCATCAACCGTGCCATCCAGCGTGGCGCCGGCGGTGGCGATGGCGAACAGCTCGAGACCATCGTGTACGAAGGTTACGGCCCGGCCGGCTCTGCCGTCATGGTGGAGTGCCTGACCGACAACCGCAACCGTACCGTTGCCGAAGTGCGTCACGCCTTCAGCAAGTGCGGTGGCAACCTGGGCACCGATGGCTCTGTTGCCTATCTGTTCAGCAAGAAAGGGCTGCTGACCTTCGTGGGCGTCGATGAAGATGCCCTGATGGATGCCGCCCTGGAAGCCGGTGCCGACGACGTGGTGACCGAAGAGGATGGCTCCATCGAGGTGTATACCACCCCGAACGATTTCGGCACCGTGCTCGATGGTCTGGAAGCCGCCGGCTTCAAGCCCCAGAGCGCCGAAGTGACCATGATCCCGTCCACCGAAGCCGAGCTGGATGCCGAGACCGCGCCCAAGCTGATGCGCCTCATCGACATGCTGGAAGATCTGGACGACGTGCAGGAGGTGTACCACAACGGCTCCATCTCCGACGAAGTCGCCGCGACCCTGTAA
- a CDS encoding phosphoethanolamine transferase yields MRITLGVMKVNLLLVLLFALVFNWPIFLHFYTILTRLEHVKTGFALSIPFVLLAALNAVFLPFTFRYLLKPFFVLLILMGSVVSYAMLKYGVIFDVSMVQNIVETNTGEAASYFNASILLWFVLTGLLPALALLWVKIEYPRPWYKGLGLRLGSIALSLLFLVGVAALYYQDYASVGRNNKSLGKEIVPANYVHGLYRYATDILFATPIPYQPLGTDARVVGQGGKPTLMFLVVGETARSQNYSLNGYGKATNSFTARESGMVSFRNVRSCGTATAVSVPCMFSNLTRRGYDDTLAQSRDGMLDVLQHAGVSVLWKENDGGCKGVCKNVPTIEIEAKDFPQYCQGGSCYDEVMLEGLDRQIAQMKGNKLVAFHLMGSHGPTYYRRYPASERTFVPDCPRSDIENCTNEELVNTYDNTIRYTDKVVARLIDKLKTLEQDYNVGLVYLSDHGESLGAMGLYLHGTPYKFAPDDQTRVPLMTWFSPQLQADRQLDMTCLQQEAASKRFSHDNLFHSMLGIMDVQTQVYDGALDLFKPCRAG; encoded by the coding sequence ATGCGCATCACCCTGGGTGTGATGAAGGTGAATCTGTTGCTGGTGCTGTTGTTTGCACTGGTATTCAACTGGCCCATTTTCCTGCACTTTTACACCATTCTCACCAGGCTGGAACACGTCAAGACGGGCTTCGCCCTCTCGATCCCCTTCGTGCTGCTGGCCGCGCTCAACGCGGTGTTCCTGCCCTTTACCTTCCGCTATCTGCTCAAGCCCTTCTTCGTGCTGCTGATCCTGATGGGATCCGTGGTCAGCTACGCCATGCTCAAATACGGCGTCATCTTCGACGTGAGCATGGTGCAGAACATCGTCGAGACCAACACGGGGGAGGCGGCCTCCTACTTCAATGCCTCCATCCTGCTCTGGTTCGTGCTGACCGGCCTGCTGCCGGCGCTGGCCCTACTGTGGGTGAAGATAGAGTATCCCCGTCCCTGGTATAAGGGGCTGGGCCTGCGGCTTGGCTCCATCGCCCTGTCCCTGCTGTTTCTGGTGGGGGTGGCGGCGCTCTATTACCAGGATTACGCCTCGGTCGGGCGCAACAACAAGTCTCTCGGCAAGGAGATAGTGCCCGCCAACTATGTGCACGGCCTCTATCGCTACGCCACCGACATCCTGTTTGCGACTCCGATCCCGTATCAGCCGTTGGGCACCGATGCCAGGGTGGTGGGGCAGGGCGGCAAGCCGACCCTGATGTTCCTGGTGGTGGGGGAGACGGCGCGCAGCCAGAACTACTCTCTCAACGGTTACGGCAAGGCCACCAACAGCTTCACCGCGCGGGAATCGGGCATGGTCTCATTTCGCAACGTGCGCTCCTGCGGCACCGCCACCGCGGTTTCGGTGCCCTGCATGTTCTCCAACCTGACGCGGCGCGGCTATGATGACACCCTGGCCCAGTCCCGCGACGGCATGCTGGATGTGCTGCAGCACGCCGGGGTCTCCGTGCTCTGGAAGGAGAACGACGGCGGTTGCAAGGGAGTGTGCAAGAACGTGCCCACCATCGAAATCGAGGCCAAGGATTTTCCCCAGTATTGCCAGGGAGGTTCCTGCTACGACGAGGTGATGCTGGAGGGGCTGGATCGGCAGATCGCGCAGATGAAGGGCAACAAGCTGGTGGCCTTCCATCTGATGGGCAGCCACGGTCCGACCTACTATCGCCGCTATCCCGCCAGTGAACGGACCTTCGTGCCGGACTGCCCGCGCAGCGACATCGAAAACTGCACCAATGAAGAGCTGGTCAACACCTATGACAACACCATCCGTTACACCGACAAGGTGGTGGCCCGTCTCATCGACAAGCTCAAGACGCTGGAGCAGGATTACAACGTGGGGCTGGTCTATCTGTCGGATCACGGCGAATCTCTCGGCGCCATGGGGCTCTACCTGCACGGCACCCCCTACAAGTTCGCCCCGGACGATCAGACCCGGGTGCCGCTGATGACCTGGTTTTCCCCCCAGTTGCAGGCCGATCGCCAGCTGGATATGACCTGTCTGCAGCAGGAGGCGGCCAGCAAGCGCTTCTCCCACGACAACCTGTTCCACTCCATGCTCGGCATCATGGATGTGCAGACCCAGGTGTATGACGGGGCGCTGGATCTGTTCAAACCGTGCCGGGCTGGATGA
- the nagC gene encoding DNA-binding transcriptional regulator NagC, which produces MTGGQIANVDLIKQVNSAAVYRLIDLQGPISRVKIAELSQLAPASVTKITRQLIEHGLIKETSPQASTGGRRAISLTTIKHRFQFVSAKLGRGYLQLALYDLDGKELDQHITQVTEIEQQPVVDMLLREIGAFIDSQQDRSRNLISIALTMPGLVNPESGMVIYTPKYQIRNLALAKLLENHFNLPCYVGNDTRSLALAEHFFGESRDCMDSILVSVHQGAGSGIITKGKVFLGQNRNVGEIGHIQVEPLGKRCHCGNFGCLETIASNEAIVDKVKELISRGHLSSLQEKHITIQEVCKAAMAGDELARSVIENVGEHLGRAVAITVNLFNPQKVLIAGEITAAEEILFPAIRRCVEHQSLPSFHRGLPIVKARFQNQPTVGGFALVKRALLEGDLLQIIMEQK; this is translated from the coding sequence ATGACTGGCGGACAAATAGCAAACGTAGATCTTATCAAGCAGGTCAACAGTGCAGCCGTGTATCGGCTCATCGACCTGCAGGGGCCCATCTCGCGGGTCAAAATTGCCGAGTTGAGTCAGCTGGCCCCGGCCAGCGTGACCAAGATAACCCGGCAACTGATCGAGCATGGCCTGATCAAGGAGACCTCGCCGCAAGCCTCCACCGGCGGACGGCGCGCCATCTCCCTGACCACCATCAAGCATCGCTTCCAGTTTGTGTCCGCCAAGCTCGGCCGCGGCTACCTGCAGCTCGCCCTGTATGACCTCGACGGCAAGGAGCTCGATCAGCACATCACCCAGGTGACCGAGATCGAGCAACAACCGGTGGTCGACATGCTGCTGCGGGAGATCGGTGCCTTCATCGACTCCCAGCAGGATCGCAGCCGCAACCTCATCAGCATCGCGCTGACCATGCCGGGTCTGGTCAATCCGGAATCGGGCATGGTCATCTACACCCCCAAGTACCAGATCCGCAATCTGGCGCTGGCCAAGCTGTTGGAAAACCACTTCAACCTGCCTTGCTACGTGGGCAACGATACCCGCTCGCTGGCACTGGCCGAACACTTCTTCGGCGAGTCCCGCGACTGCATGGACTCCATCCTGGTGAGCGTCCACCAGGGGGCAGGCTCGGGCATCATCACCAAGGGCAAGGTGTTCCTCGGCCAGAACCGCAACGTCGGCGAGATCGGCCACATCCAGGTCGAGCCGCTCGGCAAGCGCTGCCACTGCGGCAACTTCGGCTGCCTGGAGACCATCGCCTCCAACGAGGCCATCGTAGACAAGGTGAAGGAGCTCATCAGCCGCGGCCACCTGAGCTCGCTGCAGGAGAAGCACATCACCATCCAGGAGGTGTGCAAGGCGGCCATGGCCGGTGACGAGCTGGCCCGCAGCGTGATCGAGAACGTGGGTGAGCATCTGGGACGGGCGGTGGCCATCACGGTCAACCTGTTCAACCCGCAGAAGGTACTGATCGCGGGCGAAATCACCGCCGCTGAAGAGATCCTGTTCCCGGCCATTCGCCGCTGCGTGGAGCACCAGTCGCTGCCGAGTTTCCATCGCGGCCTGCCCATCGTGAAGGCACGCTTCCAGAATCAACCCACCGTCGGCGGTTTCGCGCTGGTGAAGCGGGCCCTGCTGGAAGGGGATCTGCTGCAGATCATCATGGAGCAGAAGTAA
- the nagA gene encoding N-acetylglucosamine-6-phosphate deacetylase — MYALTNCTLYTGSCVLTGYGVVLEGDKIVAISRLAELPAGIERIDLKGANLCAGFIDVQLNGCGGVMFNGHITTQTLATMQAANLKSGTTSFLPTLITSPDADMKQAVAVTRDYMAAHPNEVLGVHLEGPYTNLKRKGIHPAEQIRQPADEMIDFFCANADAIAKITLAPERNKPEHIRRLVEAGILVSAGHTAANYDQAMAGFDNGIRFATHLYNAMTPTVNGREPGVVGAIYDRKDVYAGVIVDGHHVHWANVRLAHKMLGERLVLVTDATAPAGAPEGFEKFDFCGATVYFRDGQCVDENGTLGGSALTMIEGVENLVKQVGLPLDEALRMATLYPARAIGWDSRLGSIQVGKIANLTVFDQAFTVCGTVVNGHYTTQ; from the coding sequence ATGTACGCATTGACCAACTGCACCCTCTACACCGGCAGCTGCGTGCTGACCGGTTACGGGGTGGTCCTCGAGGGCGACAAGATTGTCGCCATCTCCCGCCTGGCCGAACTGCCGGCCGGCATCGAACGCATTGATCTCAAGGGTGCCAACCTCTGCGCCGGTTTCATCGACGTCCAGCTCAACGGCTGTGGCGGCGTCATGTTCAACGGCCACATCACCACCCAGACCCTGGCGACCATGCAGGCCGCCAACCTGAAATCCGGTACCACCAGCTTCCTGCCGACCCTGATCACCAGTCCGGATGCAGATATGAAGCAGGCCGTCGCCGTCACCCGCGACTACATGGCTGCACACCCCAACGAGGTACTGGGCGTCCATCTGGAAGGGCCCTATACCAACCTCAAGCGCAAGGGGATCCACCCGGCCGAGCAGATCCGCCAGCCCGCCGACGAGATGATCGACTTCTTCTGCGCCAACGCAGATGCCATCGCCAAGATCACCCTGGCGCCGGAACGCAACAAGCCGGAGCACATCCGCCGGCTGGTGGAGGCCGGCATTCTGGTCTCCGCGGGCCATACCGCCGCCAACTATGACCAGGCGATGGCCGGGTTCGACAACGGCATCCGCTTTGCCACCCACCTCTACAACGCCATGACTCCGACCGTGAACGGCCGCGAGCCGGGCGTGGTCGGAGCCATCTACGATCGCAAGGATGTCTACGCCGGCGTCATCGTCGACGGTCATCACGTGCACTGGGCCAATGTGCGCCTTGCACACAAGATGCTGGGAGAGCGACTGGTGCTGGTCACCGACGCGACCGCACCGGCAGGGGCACCGGAAGGCTTTGAGAAGTTTGATTTTTGTGGCGCAACAGTCTATTTCCGCGATGGTCAGTGCGTCGACGAGAATGGTACACTCGGCGGCTCTGCCCTCACCATGATTGAGGGGGTGGAGAATCTGGTCAAACAGGTCGGATTACCGCTCGATGAAGCACTGAGAATGGCCACCCTTTACCCTGCTCGCGCCATTGGATGGGACTCACGTCTCGGTAGTATCCAGGTCGGAAAAATAGCCAACCTGACTGTCTTTGATCAGGCCTTCACGGTCTGCGGGACCGTGGTTAACGGACACTACACAACACAGTGA
- the nagB gene encoding glucosamine-6-phosphate deaminase translates to MRLIPLKSASQVGLWSARYIVDRINGFKPTAERPFVLGLPTGGTPLNTYKRLIELHKAGEVSFQNVVTFNMDEYVGLPEDHPESYHSFMHNNFFSHIDIRPENINILNGNAPDLVAECKRYEDKIKSYGKIHLFMGGVGNDGHIAFNEPASSLSSRTRVKTLTEDTRIANSRFFGGDMEQVPKLALTVGVGTLMDAEEIMILVTGHGKAQALQAAVEGSVNHMWTISTLQLHPKGMMVCDEPSTMELKVKTVRYFQQLEAANIGRL, encoded by the coding sequence ATGCGCCTGATCCCGTTGAAATCTGCCAGCCAAGTGGGCCTGTGGTCTGCCCGTTACATCGTTGACCGTATCAATGGGTTCAAACCCACTGCCGAGCGCCCCTTCGTACTGGGTCTGCCCACTGGCGGCACCCCGCTCAACACTTACAAGCGCCTGATTGAACTGCATAAAGCCGGTGAAGTGAGCTTCCAGAACGTGGTCACCTTCAACATGGACGAGTACGTCGGCCTGCCGGAAGATCACCCGGAGAGCTACCACAGCTTCATGCACAACAACTTCTTCAGCCACATCGACATTCGCCCCGAGAACATCAACATCCTCAACGGCAACGCGCCGGATCTGGTGGCCGAGTGCAAGCGCTATGAAGACAAAATCAAGTCCTACGGCAAGATCCACCTGTTCATGGGCGGTGTCGGCAACGACGGTCACATCGCGTTCAACGAGCCGGCCTCATCCCTCTCCTCCCGCACCCGGGTCAAGACCCTGACCGAAGACACCCGCATCGCCAACTCCCGCTTCTTTGGCGGCGACATGGAGCAGGTGCCCAAGCTGGCGTTGACCGTGGGTGTCGGCACCCTGATGGATGCCGAGGAGATCATGATCCTGGTGACCGGTCACGGCAAGGCCCAGGCCCTGCAGGCCGCGGTGGAAGGCAGCGTCAACCACATGTGGACCATCTCCACCCTGCAGCTCCATCCGAAGGGAATGATGGTGTGTGACGAGCCCTCCACCATGGAGCTCAAGGTCAAGACAGTGCGTTACTTCCAGCAGCTCGAAGCCGCCAACATCGGCCGTCTGTAA
- the nagE gene encoding N-acetylglucosamine-specific PTS transporter subunit IIBC, with protein sequence MNILGYLQKIGRALMVPVAVLPAAAILMGIGYWIDPNGWGGGSPVAAFLIKAGAAIIDSMPVLFAVGVAYGMSKDKDGSAALAGLVGFLVVTTLLSPGAVAQIKGIPADQVPAAFAKISNQFVGILCGVIAAELYNRFSSVELHKALAFFSGRRLVPIVTSVVMIVVSFILMAVWPVIYGGLVSFGESIVSLGSTGAGIYAFFNRLLIPVGLHHALNSVFWFDVAGINDIPNFLGGQSSIDAGKGIVGVTGMYQAGFFPIMMFGLPGAALAIYHSAKKENKEKVASIMIAAAFAAFFTGVTEPLEFSFMFVAPVLYVIHALLTGLSVFIAASMQWIAGFGFSAGLVDMVLSSRNPLATHWYMLLVQGLVFFGLYYVVFRAVIVKFNLKTPGREDDEAVPAQAQTTDRTELARQYLEVLGGQENLVTIDACITRLRLTLKDRSIVDERKLKALGAAGVVKLGEQNLQVILGPLAEIIAGEMKALR encoded by the coding sequence GTGAACATTCTCGGTTATTTGCAAAAGATCGGCCGTGCCCTGATGGTGCCGGTAGCGGTATTGCCTGCCGCCGCGATCCTGATGGGGATTGGCTACTGGATTGACCCGAATGGTTGGGGTGGTGGCAGTCCTGTCGCCGCGTTCCTGATCAAGGCCGGCGCAGCCATCATCGACAGCATGCCCGTGCTGTTCGCTGTCGGTGTCGCCTATGGTATGTCCAAAGACAAAGACGGTTCTGCCGCGCTGGCCGGTCTGGTCGGTTTCCTGGTGGTGACCACGCTGCTGAGCCCGGGCGCCGTTGCCCAGATCAAGGGTATCCCGGCCGATCAGGTCCCGGCTGCCTTTGCCAAGATCAGCAACCAGTTCGTCGGTATCCTGTGTGGTGTCATCGCCGCTGAGCTCTACAACCGCTTCAGCAGCGTGGAACTGCACAAGGCGCTGGCCTTCTTCTCCGGCCGCCGTCTGGTGCCGATCGTAACCTCCGTGGTGATGATCGTCGTCTCCTTCATCCTGATGGCCGTTTGGCCGGTCATTTACGGTGGTCTGGTGAGCTTTGGTGAATCCATCGTCAGCCTGGGTTCCACCGGCGCCGGTATCTACGCCTTCTTCAACCGCCTGCTGATCCCTGTCGGTCTGCACCATGCCCTGAACTCCGTATTCTGGTTCGACGTGGCCGGCATCAACGACATCCCGAACTTCCTGGGCGGCCAGTCCTCCATCGACGCCGGCAAGGGCATCGTGGGTGTGACCGGCATGTATCAGGCTGGCTTCTTCCCGATCATGATGTTCGGTCTGCCGGGTGCCGCGCTGGCCATCTACCACTCCGCCAAGAAAGAGAACAAAGAGAAAGTTGCGTCCATCATGATCGCAGCCGCCTTTGCCGCCTTCTTCACCGGGGTGACCGAGCCGCTCGAGTTCTCTTTCATGTTCGTGGCACCGGTGCTGTACGTCATCCACGCCCTGCTGACCGGTCTGTCCGTGTTCATCGCTGCCTCTATGCAGTGGATTGCTGGCTTCGGCTTCAGTGCCGGTCTGGTGGATATGGTGCTCTCCAGCCGCAACCCGCTGGCGACCCATTGGTACATGCTGCTGGTACAAGGCCTGGTGTTCTTCGGTCTCTACTACGTGGTGTTCCGCGCCGTCATCGTCAAGTTCAACCTGAAAACCCCGGGTCGTGAAGATGATGAAGCAGTACCGGCACAGGCTCAGACCACCGACCGTACCGAACTGGCACGCCAGTATCTGGAAGTGCTGGGCGGTCAGGAGAACCTGGTGACCATCGATGCCTGCATCACCCGTCTGCGTCTGACCCTGAAAGACCGCAGCATCGTTGACGAGCGCAAGCTCAAAGCCCTGGGCGCGGCCGGTGTGGTCAAGCTCGGTGAGCAGAACCTGCAGGTGATTCTGGGCCCATTGGCCGAAATCATCGCCGGTGAGATGAAGGCCCTGCGTTAA